In a single window of the Alphaproteobacteria bacterium LSUCC0684 genome:
- a CDS encoding sugar ABC transporter substrate-binding protein, translating into MRLKKLIAAAAAASVMASGVAYAETLTIATVNNGDMIRMQGLTDDFTSKTGHTVEWVTLEENVLRQRVTTDITTKGGAFDIMTIGMYETPIWGKNGWLVPLNDLSADYNVGDILPAMAGGLSYEGTLYAAPFYGESSMIMYRTDLMKKAGLTMPEAPSWSFIAKAAREMTDRDNGINGICLRGKAGWGEGGAFITAMSNSFGARWFDENWNAQFDTREWSDTLNFFVNMMTDSGPAGYATNGFNENLSLFQQGKCGMWIDATVAASFVTNPKDSTVADKVGFALAPDNGMGVRSNWLWAWALAIPAGTQKEAAAKQFIEWATSNGYIELVASKEGWANVPPGARTSLYENPNYKDVPFAKMTLDSILSADPNNSTVDPSPYVGIQFAAIPEFAGIATEVSQEFSAVYAGKQSVAEALAKAQALTNDAMEAAGYR; encoded by the coding sequence ATGCGACTTAAGAAACTAATTGCAGCAGCCGCTGCGGCGTCGGTGATGGCGTCAGGCGTGGCCTACGCAGAAACCCTCACCATCGCAACCGTCAACAACGGTGACATGATCCGTATGCAGGGTCTTACCGATGACTTTACCTCAAAGACCGGTCACACGGTGGAGTGGGTGACACTGGAAGAAAACGTGCTTCGTCAGCGCGTGACAACCGACATCACCACCAAGGGCGGTGCTTTCGACATCATGACCATCGGGATGTATGAAACACCGATCTGGGGCAAGAATGGCTGGCTGGTCCCGCTCAATGATCTGAGCGCGGATTACAATGTCGGCGATATCCTGCCGGCAATGGCTGGTGGGCTGAGCTATGAAGGTACCCTTTACGCGGCACCGTTCTATGGCGAAAGCTCCATGATCATGTACCGCACGGATCTGATGAAAAAAGCAGGTCTGACCATGCCTGAGGCTCCGTCCTGGTCGTTCATTGCCAAAGCTGCCCGTGAAATGACGGATCGCGACAACGGCATCAACGGCATCTGTCTTCGTGGCAAGGCAGGCTGGGGTGAGGGCGGTGCATTCATCACCGCCATGTCAAACTCCTTCGGTGCCCGCTGGTTTGATGAAAACTGGAATGCGCAGTTTGATACAAGAGAGTGGTCCGATACCCTGAACTTCTTTGTCAACATGATGACCGATTCAGGCCCGGCAGGTTATGCCACCAACGGCTTTAACGAAAACCTCTCGCTTTTCCAGCAGGGCAAATGCGGCATGTGGATTGATGCCACCGTGGCAGCATCTTTTGTGACCAATCCGAAGGATTCCACCGTTGCGGATAAGGTTGGCTTTGCGCTCGCACCGGATAATGGCATGGGTGTACGCTCCAACTGGCTCTGGGCCTGGGCGCTTGCTATCCCTGCCGGTACCCAGAAGGAAGCCGCTGCCAAGCAGTTCATCGAATGGGCCACGTCCAACGGCTATATCGAACTGGTGGCATCCAAAGAAGGTTGGGCAAACGTTCCTCCAGGTGCGCGGACCTCACTTTACGAGAACCCAAACTACAAGGATGTTCCATTTGCCAAGATGACCCTCGATTCAATCCTTTCGGCTGATCCGAATAACTCAACGGTTGATCCGAGCCCATATGTCGGGATTCAGTTTGCGGCTATCCCGGAATTCGCTGGTATCGCCACCGAAGTCAGCCAGGAATTTTCAGCCGTCTATGCTGGCAAGCAGAGTGTTGCAGAAGCTCTTGCCAAAGCTCAGGCGCTGACCAACGATGCAATGGAAGCGGCAGGTTACCGCTAG
- a CDS encoding carbohydrate ABC transporter permease yields MATQHSRSIARLMIAPATTLLLAWMLVPLGMTLYFSFKKYLPLRGGDLGWVGFENYTRFITSSSFWPAVATTLIIVGGVLVITVMLGVLLALLLDQPIWGQGIVRLLVIAPFFVMPTVSGLVWKNMFMDPVNGFFAHLWRAFGAEPVQWLSQASMSSLVMIISWQWLPFATLILLTAIQSLDREQIEAAEMDGARPVGRFFFIILPHLARAITVVVLIQTIFLLSIFAEIFVTTAGAFGTKTLTYLIFQRVLESQNVGLGSAGGVYAIILANIVAIFLMRVVGKNLDR; encoded by the coding sequence GTGGCGACCCAGCATTCCCGTTCCATTGCCCGGTTGATGATAGCGCCTGCAACAACCTTGCTTCTTGCCTGGATGCTTGTTCCCCTTGGCATGACCCTTTATTTCTCATTCAAAAAATATCTTCCCCTGCGTGGTGGTGATCTGGGCTGGGTTGGTTTTGAAAACTATACCCGCTTCATTACCTCGAGTTCGTTCTGGCCCGCGGTTGCAACAACACTGATCATCGTTGGCGGGGTTCTTGTCATAACGGTGATGCTGGGGGTGTTGCTGGCATTGCTGCTCGATCAGCCGATCTGGGGGCAGGGGATTGTCCGGCTTCTTGTGATTGCCCCGTTCTTTGTGATGCCCACGGTTTCGGGGCTCGTCTGGAAAAACATGTTCATGGATCCGGTGAACGGATTTTTTGCCCATTTATGGCGGGCCTTCGGCGCCGAACCGGTGCAATGGCTCAGCCAGGCTTCGATGTCGTCGCTTGTGATGATCATCTCCTGGCAATGGCTGCCCTTTGCAACCTTGATCCTGCTCACGGCCATTCAGTCTCTTGACCGGGAACAGATTGAAGCGGCCGAAATGGATGGGGCGCGTCCAGTGGGACGTTTTTTCTTCATCATCCTGCCTCATCTGGCCAGAGCGATCACGGTTGTTGTGCTGATCCAGACGATTTTCCTGCTCTCGATCTTTGCTGAAATTTTTGTCACCACGGCCGGGGCTTTCGGCACCAAGACATTGACCTACCTGATTTTTCAGCGGGTGCTTGAAAGTCAGAATGTCGGTCTGGGCTCGGCAGGCGGTGTCTACGCGATTATTCTGGCAAATATTGTCGCCATCTTTCTGATGCGCGTTGTCGGCAAGAATCTGGACAGGTGA
- a CDS encoding carbohydrate ABC transporter permease — translation MARAVTHRRKIINTIIAWTVGLAIFFPIFWIAVLSFKTEGDAIKTPLEVLTSLWTFESYAVVQDRSDYFKHFTNSIIIALGSTLLGILVAVPAAWSMAFVPSRRTRGILMWMLSTKMLPAVGVLYPIYLLFIELGLLDSRIGLVVVLMLINLPIIVWMLYTYFREIPGEILEAARMDGAGLRSEILYVLTPMAIPGIASTLLLNIILSWNEAFWTLNLTAAKAAPLTAFIASYSSPEGLFYAKLSAASVMAITPILIMGWFSQKQLVRGMTFGAVK, via the coding sequence ATGGCTCGCGCTGTCACCCACCGCCGCAAGATAATCAACACCATTATTGCCTGGACGGTCGGACTTGCGATTTTCTTTCCCATTTTCTGGATCGCCGTGCTGTCCTTCAAGACCGAAGGTGACGCCATCAAGACACCTCTTGAAGTCCTGACCTCTCTATGGACATTTGAAAGTTACGCCGTTGTCCAGGACAGGTCGGATTATTTCAAGCATTTCACCAACTCGATCATCATTGCCCTCGGGTCGACCTTGCTTGGGATTCTTGTCGCTGTTCCGGCGGCCTGGTCGATGGCTTTCGTGCCGTCCAGAAGGACGCGCGGGATTCTGATGTGGATGCTGTCAACGAAAATGCTGCCGGCGGTTGGCGTTCTCTATCCGATCTACCTGCTCTTCATCGAACTTGGTCTTCTGGACAGCCGCATCGGACTTGTCGTGGTTCTGATGCTCATCAATCTGCCGATCATTGTCTGGATGCTCTATACCTATTTCAGGGAAATTCCAGGGGAAATTCTTGAGGCTGCCCGAATGGACGGCGCAGGCCTGCGATCGGAAATTCTCTATGTTCTGACACCGATGGCGATACCGGGCATCGCTTCAACCCTGTTGCTGAACATTATCCTCTCCTGGAATGAAGCCTTCTGGACACTCAATCTGACGGCGGCTAAAGCGGCGCCGCTTACGGCCTTCATCGCCAGCTATTCAAGTCCTGAAGGTCTTTTTTATGCAAAACTCAGCGCCGCCTCGGTGATGGCGATCACGCCAATCCTGATCATGGGCTGGTTCAGCCAGAAACAGCTTGTCCGGGGCATGACCTTTGGTGCGGTAAAATAG
- a CDS encoding ABC transporter ATP-binding protein has protein sequence MKQIQLKQVSKCFDDVEVISPLDLDIEEGEFVVFVGPSGCGKSTLLRLIAGLEDVTSGQILINGEDATAIPPANRGLAMVFQSYALYPHMSVRNNIAFPLRMAGLDKAEQNTRVETAARVLNLTDYLDRRPGQLSGGQRQRVAIGRAIVREPTAFLFDEPLSNLDAALRVGMRLEISELHKRLATTMIYVTHDQVEAMTMADKIVVLQAGVIEQVGSPLELYHNPCNTFVAGFIGSPRMNLLEGSEAQKYSAHTIGIRPEHLGISIDAGDWEGTVGVSEHLGSDTFFHVNCPLFSEILTVRATGEVELAYGAKVFLTPDAAHLHRFDDKGLKVK, from the coding sequence ATGAAACAGATACAGTTGAAACAGGTATCGAAATGCTTTGACGATGTGGAAGTGATTTCCCCTCTTGATCTGGATATCGAAGAAGGCGAGTTTGTCGTATTCGTTGGCCCGTCCGGATGCGGGAAATCGACTCTGCTGCGGCTGATTGCCGGTCTCGAAGATGTGACCTCAGGGCAGATACTGATCAATGGTGAAGATGCGACGGCGATACCTCCGGCCAATCGCGGTCTGGCGATGGTGTTTCAGTCTTATGCGCTTTATCCTCATATGTCGGTGCGCAACAATATCGCCTTCCCCTTGCGGATGGCTGGTCTTGACAAGGCCGAACAAAACACGCGTGTTGAAACCGCCGCCAGGGTGCTGAACCTTACCGATTATCTTGACCGGCGCCCCGGCCAGCTTTCGGGTGGCCAGCGCCAGCGTGTCGCCATCGGCCGTGCTATTGTGCGGGAACCCACCGCTTTCCTCTTTGATGAGCCTTTATCAAACCTTGATGCGGCGCTTCGTGTCGGCATGCGGCTGGAAATCAGTGAGTTGCATAAACGGCTTGCCACCACGATGATCTATGTGACCCATGATCAGGTGGAAGCCATGACCATGGCAGACAAGATTGTGGTGTTGCAGGCAGGTGTTATTGAGCAGGTGGGCAGCCCGCTGGAACTCTATCATAACCCGTGCAATACATTCGTCGCCGGATTTATCGGCTCGCCCAGGATGAATCTTCTCGAGGGCAGTGAGGCGCAGAAATACAGCGCACATACCATAGGGATCAGGCCGGAACATCTCGGCATATCGATCGATGCCGGGGATTGGGAAGGCACGGTTGGCGTCTCCGAGCATCTGGGATCAGATACGTTTTTCCACGTCAACTGCCCTCTGTTTTCCGAAATATTGACGGTGCGCGCAACCGGTGAGGTTGAACTGGCCTATGGCGCGAAAGTATTCCTGACCCCGGATGCCGCGCATCTGCACAGATTTGATGATAAGGGCCTGAAGGTAAAATGA
- a CDS encoding L-iditol 2-dehydrogenase codes for MKRLAGKTALITGAARGIGRHFAEAYVKEGARVAIADIEEERAQHAADEIGEQAIAVRMDVTSQASIDQAVEETVRAFGGIDILINNAAVFTAAPIAEISREDYQRVFDINVSGTLFTMQAVARHMIERGRGGRIINMASQAGRRGEPLVAVYCATKAAVISLTQSAGLNLIKHGINVNAISPGVVDGEHWDGVDAFFAKYENKQPGQKKKEVGAGVPYGRMGRPEDLAGMAIFLASDEAEYIIAQTYNVDGGQWMS; via the coding sequence ATGAAGCGTCTTGCGGGAAAAACAGCCCTGATTACAGGTGCAGCAAGGGGGATCGGGCGCCATTTTGCCGAGGCCTATGTCAAGGAAGGCGCGCGCGTGGCTATCGCGGATATTGAAGAAGAACGCGCACAACATGCTGCCGATGAAATCGGGGAGCAGGCCATTGCCGTCAGGATGGATGTCACCAGCCAGGCGAGCATTGATCAGGCTGTTGAGGAAACGGTCAGAGCATTTGGCGGCATCGATATTCTCATCAATAACGCGGCCGTATTCACCGCCGCGCCGATTGCTGAAATCAGCCGTGAAGATTATCAGCGCGTGTTTGATATCAATGTTTCCGGAACGCTCTTTACCATGCAGGCTGTTGCCCGCCACATGATCGAACGTGGTCGGGGCGGCCGGATCATCAATATGGCGAGCCAGGCAGGCCGCCGGGGTGAGCCGCTGGTTGCGGTGTATTGCGCGACAAAAGCGGCGGTTATTTCGCTCACCCAGTCGGCAGGATTGAATCTGATCAAGCATGGCATCAACGTGAATGCGATTTCCCCAGGTGTTGTCGATGGCGAGCACTGGGACGGCGTCGATGCCTTTTTCGCGAAATATGAAAACAAGCAGCCGGGGCAGAAAAAGAAAGAAGTTGGGGCAGGTGTGCCGTATGGCAGGATGGGACGACCGGAAGATCTTGCCGGGATGGCCATTTTCCTTGCCAGTGATGAAGCCGAATACATCATCGCCCAGACCTATAATGTTGACGGCGGACAATGGATGAGTTGA
- a CDS encoding mannitol dehydrogenase family protein, with translation MSLTSMKSNPVDLGNETLGIMPAHVSVPQYDRNRMTPGIVHIGVGNFHRAHFAWYIHRLMQEGLAMDWAIIGAGVREQDQAMREKLLKQDCLTTLIELDPQGGRATEIIGSMLDFLPVEQDNRSLIAMMADARIRIVSLTITEGGYYIDAASNGLDISHPDIVHDAENPERPRTAFGAMVAALRIRRDQGTGPFAGLCCDNLQGNGEILKQTIIGLARLGDPELAEWIDRNCTFPNSMVDCIVPATGPDEIDLVQTLGIGDQAPVTHENFRQWVIEDSFCTGRPDWNRVGAEFSEHVHHHETQKIRILNGGHQILANAAEIMGIKTIAEAMENPLIKAMFRKVQREEITPHITPVPNISVLDYLDLIETRFANKAIVDTVRRVAFDGAARHAGFLLPSIRDGLNAGGSIDGLALVEAIWARMCLGSREDGSLIAPNDPIWSILTERAAAARHTPLVWLEMQKVYGDLARDDRFATAFEKWLSAIYNDGIEATIASYLG, from the coding sequence ATGAGCCTTACTTCGATGAAATCAAATCCTGTAGACCTTGGTAATGAAACCTTGGGCATTATGCCTGCCCATGTATCCGTACCTCAATATGACCGCAACAGGATGACACCCGGGATTGTGCATATTGGCGTCGGCAATTTTCATCGCGCGCATTTTGCCTGGTACATCCACCGTCTGATGCAAGAGGGTCTTGCCATGGACTGGGCCATTATCGGGGCAGGTGTGCGTGAGCAGGATCAGGCAATGCGCGAAAAACTCCTGAAACAGGATTGCCTCACTACACTGATTGAACTTGACCCTCAGGGCGGGCGGGCAACAGAGATCATCGGCTCGATGCTCGATTTCCTTCCCGTTGAGCAGGATAACAGGTCTCTCATCGCGATGATGGCTGATGCGAGGATCAGGATTGTTTCGCTTACCATCACCGAAGGCGGGTATTATATCGACGCTGCCAGCAACGGGCTGGACATCTCGCATCCCGATATCGTGCATGATGCTGAAAACCCGGAACGCCCGCGTACCGCGTTTGGCGCCATGGTGGCTGCCCTTCGCATCCGGCGAGATCAGGGAACAGGGCCGTTCGCCGGCCTTTGCTGCGACAACCTGCAGGGAAATGGGGAGATTCTCAAGCAGACGATCATTGGTCTGGCGCGCCTTGGCGATCCTGAACTGGCCGAGTGGATTGACAGGAATTGCACCTTCCCGAACTCGATGGTGGATTGTATCGTGCCTGCCACGGGCCCTGATGAAATTGATCTTGTCCAGACCCTCGGGATTGGCGATCAGGCGCCGGTCACCCATGAAAATTTCCGCCAATGGGTTATCGAAGACAGTTTTTGCACCGGCCGGCCGGATTGGAACAGGGTAGGGGCGGAATTCTCCGAACATGTCCATCATCATGAAACCCAGAAGATTCGTATTCTCAATGGCGGCCATCAGATTCTGGCGAATGCTGCCGAAATCATGGGGATAAAAACCATAGCCGAGGCGATGGAAAACCCGTTGATCAAGGCAATGTTCCGTAAAGTTCAGCGAGAAGAAATCACGCCCCATATAACGCCTGTGCCAAATATATCGGTGCTCGACTACCTTGATCTGATCGAAACCCGCTTTGCCAACAAGGCGATTGTAGATACGGTCCGGCGGGTTGCCTTTGATGGTGCCGCGCGCCATGCAGGTTTTCTTCTGCCCTCGATCCGGGATGGCCTTAATGCCGGAGGTTCGATTGATGGCCTGGCCCTTGTCGAAGCGATCTGGGCGCGCATGTGTTTGGGAAGCCGGGAAGATGGCAGCCTGATTGCACCGAATGACCCGATCTGGAGCATCTTGACCGAAAGAGCAGCCGCTGCACGTCACACCCCGCTCGTATGGCTTGAAATGCAAAAAGTCTATGGTGATCTTGCCCGTGATGATCGTTTCGCCACGGCTTTTGAAAAATGGCTTTCCGCCATCTATAACGATGGGATTGAGGCAACGATAGCCTCCTATCTGGGCTGA
- the xylB gene encoding xylulokinase, which produces MTYYLGVDIGTSAIKVILLDADQQIKASHAVPLAVSRPRPGWSEQDPEAWWQGVDRAISQIAGDHPVEMAELNAIGMSGQMHGLVALDTDDQPLRDAILWNDTRSSEEALMLDRSHEEFRTTGGNMVMAGFTAPKAVWMARHEPDLFARIRTILLPKDYVRFRLTGKKISDMSDASGTLWLDVSHRSWSEPLLSFCGLRPDQMPRLVEGSEASAYLLPDLARRWGIKGDVIVAGGAGDNAAAAIGLGLKEPGDCFVSLGTSGVVFKVTDGFHERAGKAVHAFCHALPESWHQMGVILSAGDSLAWLAEVTAQPLPQLLAQMKDEDHHKIWPIFHPYLSGERTPHNMPDARGGFFGLSRADDAGDLTRSVLQGVSFAIADAMDVLDSTDGKPEMIIATGGGAKNSYWLGLIASVTDCRIAVPEDADTGAALGAARLGMLAAGNPLEHVCRKPVISHTVLPDDELKEQMQTARALSQKLFARTEGIK; this is translated from the coding sequence ATGACCTATTATCTCGGCGTTGATATCGGCACATCGGCGATCAAGGTAATCCTGCTTGATGCCGATCAGCAGATAAAGGCGTCTCACGCTGTCCCCCTTGCCGTATCCCGGCCGAGGCCGGGCTGGTCCGAGCAAGACCCCGAAGCATGGTGGCAGGGTGTAGACCGGGCGATTTCACAGATCGCAGGCGATCATCCTGTTGAAATGGCTGAGCTCAATGCCATCGGCATGTCTGGCCAGATGCATGGGCTGGTGGCGCTTGATACGGATGATCAGCCCTTGCGTGATGCGATCTTGTGGAACGATACCCGGTCAAGTGAGGAAGCTTTGATGCTTGACCGGTCACATGAAGAGTTCCGCACCACAGGCGGCAATATGGTGATGGCGGGCTTCACTGCCCCCAAGGCGGTCTGGATGGCAAGGCATGAGCCGGATCTTTTTGCCAGGATCAGGACGATCCTTCTGCCCAAAGATTATGTCCGTTTCCGCCTTACCGGGAAAAAGATATCCGATATGTCCGATGCATCAGGCACGCTCTGGCTTGATGTTTCTCATCGCAGCTGGTCTGAGCCGTTGCTGTCTTTTTGCGGGTTGCGGCCTGATCAGATGCCCCGTCTGGTTGAAGGCAGTGAAGCCAGCGCATATCTTCTTCCGGATCTGGCCCGGAGGTGGGGGATCAAAGGCGATGTCATTGTTGCAGGTGGCGCCGGCGACAATGCTGCTGCGGCCATCGGTCTGGGCTTGAAAGAGCCGGGGGATTGCTTTGTGTCCTTGGGAACATCCGGGGTTGTCTTCAAGGTCACCGACGGGTTCCATGAACGCGCCGGGAAAGCGGTGCATGCCTTCTGCCACGCTCTTCCCGAGAGCTGGCATCAGATGGGGGTCATCTTGTCGGCAGGTGACAGCCTGGCCTGGCTTGCTGAAGTCACCGCCCAGCCCCTGCCGCAGCTGCTGGCGCAGATGAAGGATGAAGACCACCACAAGATCTGGCCGATATTTCATCCCTATCTCAGTGGCGAACGCACCCCCCATAACATGCCGGATGCGAGAGGCGGGTTCTTTGGCCTCTCAAGGGCTGATGATGCCGGTGATCTGACGCGATCTGTCCTGCAAGGGGTAAGTTTTGCGATTGCCGATGCAATGGACGTTCTGGATAGCACCGATGGCAAGCCGGAGATGATCATTGCCACCGGAGGCGGTGCCAAAAACAGCTACTGGCTGGGCCTCATTGCCAGCGTAACAGATTGCCGTATTGCGGTGCCTGAAGATGCGGATACCGGCGCCGCGCTGGGGGCGGCCCGGCTCGGCATGCTTGCCGCCGGCAATCCTCTTGAACATGTCTGCCGAAAGCCGGTGATTTCTCACACCGTTCTGCCGGATGATGAATTAAAAGAACAGATGCAGACCGCAAGAGCGTTGAGCCAGAAGCTTTTTGCGCGCACCGAAGGGATAAAATGA
- a CDS encoding FadR/GntR family transcriptional regulator has product MTSADGALIQLRAWLAQRKLPSDGRLPPEREFAEILGVSRGDLRKALATLERNGELWRQVGKGTFIGAKPENELSAVGMIADQSNPLEVMRARILIEPIICQQAAINATGMHIEELNRCLIAQREAQNWRQYENADNRLHRMIAVASGNIVLLALFDQLNAIRRAVVWGRLRQDSDIPPADHHSFAQHEAIIGSIAERDPEAASQVMRTHLEEVRDKLIHPMQAAQI; this is encoded by the coding sequence GTGACATCAGCCGATGGAGCGTTGATCCAATTAAGAGCCTGGCTTGCCCAACGCAAATTGCCGAGCGATGGCCGCCTCCCCCCGGAGCGCGAGTTTGCTGAAATACTGGGGGTATCGCGAGGTGACCTGCGCAAGGCACTGGCCACACTTGAGCGCAATGGGGAATTGTGGCGCCAGGTCGGCAAGGGCACGTTTATCGGCGCGAAACCTGAAAACGAACTTTCGGCGGTTGGCATGATAGCGGATCAGTCTAATCCACTTGAAGTCATGCGGGCGCGCATCCTCATCGAACCCATTATCTGCCAGCAGGCGGCGATAAATGCCACCGGCATGCATATTGAGGAATTAAACCGTTGCCTGATTGCCCAGCGTGAAGCACAAAACTGGCGGCAATATGAAAATGCGGACAACCGGTTGCACCGGATGATCGCCGTAGCTTCCGGCAATATTGTTCTCCTGGCACTTTTCGATCAGTTGAATGCCATCCGGCGCGCGGTTGTCTGGGGACGGTTGCGCCAGGATTCAGATATCCCTCCAGCAGACCATCATAGTTTTGCCCAGCATGAAGCCATCATTGGCTCAATTGCCGAACGTGACCCTGAGGCCGCATCACAGGTGATGCGCACGCATCTTGAAGAAGTCCGGGATAAATTGATCCATCCCATGCAGGCCGCACAGATCTGA
- a CDS encoding ABC transporter substrate-binding protein — MRTLLHRLKIVMASLVTAIAGFVSTAQADTIKIALAEPPSDELAHIFVALDRAKAMGLDYEWTAFSDEELAIQAILSGQMDIGFGTPYSVMQRSKAPVRIIFQMSKLKFFPVSSQKYSKLEDLDGEPIMLHSRGGGTDSIANVIEDRLNIKFGERSYVPGSSNRIAALIAGQTDATIVDLSNKNKLVKLQGDKFNVLPMFEVDASDEALFANLNWMKDNSEAVDIFVKALVSVYQDMHKDPSIIKRETDPDGPIGQLPKEVLDGLDSFFADAVAGGLYDPNGGGMKAAMADLEWYSKAGQLEGDASSLDPNDFWYFAPLDKATK; from the coding sequence ATGCGTACACTTTTACATCGTCTTAAAATCGTGATGGCTTCATTGGTCACCGCGATAGCTGGCTTTGTCAGCACGGCCCAGGCGGATACGATCAAGATCGCTCTTGCCGAGCCACCATCGGATGAACTGGCCCATATCTTCGTTGCGCTGGATCGCGCCAAGGCGATGGGGCTTGATTACGAATGGACGGCATTTTCGGATGAAGAACTGGCTATTCAGGCAATTCTCAGCGGCCAGATGGATATCGGCTTCGGCACCCCATATTCGGTCATGCAGCGCTCCAAGGCGCCTGTCCGGATCATCTTCCAGATGTCAAAATTGAAATTCTTCCCGGTTTCCTCGCAGAAATATTCCAAACTGGAAGATCTCGATGGTGAGCCGATCATGCTGCATTCCCGTGGTGGCGGCACCGATTCCATCGCTAACGTCATTGAAGACAGGTTGAACATCAAATTCGGTGAACGTTCTTATGTCCCAGGCTCATCGAACAGGATTGCCGCACTCATCGCGGGCCAGACCGATGCGACCATCGTTGATTTGTCGAACAAAAACAAACTCGTCAAACTTCAGGGTGATAAATTCAATGTATTGCCCATGTTTGAGGTTGATGCCAGCGACGAAGCTCTCTTTGCCAACCTGAACTGGATGAAAGATAACAGCGAGGCAGTCGATATTTTCGTCAAGGCCCTGGTCAGCGTGTATCAGGACATGCACAAGGATCCGAGCATCATCAAGCGCGAGACGGATCCGGATGGACCGATTGGCCAGCTTCCCAAGGAAGTCCTTGACGGGCTTGACTCCTTCTTCGCTGATGCGGTTGCGGGCGGTCTTTATGATCCGAATGGTGGCGGGATGAAAGCTGCCATGGCCGATCTGGAATGGTACTCGAAAGCCGGCCAGCTCGAAGGTGATGCATCTTCACTGGATCCGAATGATTTCTGGTATTTTGCACCGCTTGACAAAGCAACGAAATAA
- a CDS encoding ABC transporter permease gives MLAQNRAVILKIVSALIVFGAWEIAGRIPVSFAFPTFLESLAAFWALLIDGTMFKAYAETLKPLVIGVFISAVIGIGLGLWIGLSRAFDWLVSPIFVVMQTAPLAALIPLLVMAYGIGLTSKVFVVCIMAMPVIVLNTGGAVRNTSASLIEMGQSFLGSRRDIILKIILPSAFPIIFAGLRLGVSAGFIGAILSELKITPTGVGDIITYSRSIADYPSMYAAIASIIILAVLFLNILERIENHLLQGNRRLLATD, from the coding sequence ATGCTTGCTCAAAATCGTGCCGTCATTCTCAAGATTGTCTCCGCACTGATCGTGTTTGGTGCCTGGGAAATTGCTGGCCGGATCCCGGTCAGTTTTGCCTTTCCGACATTTCTTGAATCCCTTGCGGCCTTCTGGGCCCTGCTCATTGACGGCACCATGTTCAAAGCCTATGCCGAAACGCTGAAACCGCTTGTTATCGGTGTCTTTATTTCAGCCGTCATCGGCATTGGTCTTGGCCTTTGGATTGGTCTGAGCCGTGCGTTTGACTGGCTGGTATCGCCGATCTTCGTCGTCATGCAGACGGCGCCTCTTGCGGCCCTCATCCCGCTGCTGGTGATGGCGTACGGGATCGGGCTGACATCCAAGGTATTCGTTGTCTGTATCATGGCGATGCCGGTTATTGTGCTTAATACCGGCGGTGCCGTGCGCAACACGTCCGCATCGCTGATTGAAATGGGCCAGTCGTTTCTCGGGTCACGCCGTGACATTATCCTCAAGATCATTTTGCCCTCAGCCTTTCCGATCATTTTCGCCGGCCTCAGGCTGGGTGTTTCAGCGGGGTTCATCGGGGCAATTCTTTCAGAGCTGAAAATCACCCCCACCGGTGTCGGCGACATTATCACCTATAGTCGCTCTATTGCCGATTACCCGAGCATGTATGCGGCCATTGCCTCGATCATCATTCTGGCGGTGCTGTTTCTGAATATTCTGGAGCGCATCGAAAATCACCTTCTGCAAGGCAACCGGCGGTTGCTGGCCACAGATTAA